AACGCACGGCTCGTTGGCGCTCAAACGCTGACCAAATTCGATCTTGATCACATTGTGCGTTAAGGGCAAGCTCCGCCGCAACGAGCATGAACAGTAATTTACTTTCTTTTAACAAGCGTAGCCAGCGGCGGGCGATTTTCCGTACTGATTCAGCAAACGGCGTGCATGAAAATAGGATAATGCCGATATCGACGGCAGAGGCCGGTTGCTAGTATCACGCAGGCAAGAATCAGTGATAAAATGGCCTTGCGTCATGAAGGAATGAGATCCAGAGCGAGAATCTGTTTGTTCCCTCATTAGTTCTGGGTGCCTCCTGGCGGTTTACTCCGTATAATATTCAGCTTTTCATCAGGTTGGCGAAATTCACGGGTGTGAGATGGGGATTGCATGAGCACAATAGTGTTGATATTGGCCTTAGTGCTTGTCTGCCTGATTGCGGCCGGTCTATACCTGTGGTTCAAGGCCCGCAACCCGTCGGCGCTGGCGCACGCACTGCCGTTTATCAAGCCTGCCCACCGCAAGCTGACCGACGAAGAGCGTGCCGCGGTCGAGTTCTATCTCAATCAACAAAACAAGCTAAGCAACAAACTGTTGCCCGGCGGCGGTGCTACGCTGCCCCCAGCCAAACTGGCGCTCACCCCGCAAAGCGATAACGTTTATCCCGTCACGCACGCCATCACTCGCTACGGGCTGGCCAGCGACGATCCCAATAAATGGCGCTATTACCTCGATGCCGAAGAGGTTCACCTGCCGCCGTTTTGGGAACCCTATATCACCGCCGACAACCATGTGGAAGTGATCCGCACTCAGACACTGCCACTGGTGATTTCGCTTAACGGGCACTCGCTGAAAGATCATATTCACGATCGGCCGCAAGCGCCGGTGGTGACCGCCGCGCCAACTAAAAACGCCTCTATCCGCAAGGAAGAGAGCGAGCATGTCGAGCTGGTCAATATTCGTAAAGAAACGCCGGAAGAGCATGCGCTGAACCGGCCGAACGGCATTCGTGAAGCCGTCATCATCTCCGCCGCGTTGCTGCTGCTGTTCTTCAGCCTGATAAGCCCGGTGCTGGTGATCCCGTGGATGATTTTCGTGGCGGTACTGATGATCGCCTGGGGATGCTGGAACCTGTTCCGCCGTCCGGCGTCACGCGAGCTGAAAGAGATCCATTGCCTACGCGGCACGCCGAAGCGCTGGGGCCTGTTCGGCGAATCCGGCCAGGGGCAGATCAGCAACATTTCACTCGGCATCATCGATCTTATCTACCCGCCGCATTGGCAGCCGTACCTGACGCAGGACCTGGGCAAAACCACCGATGTGGACGTCTACCTCAATCGGCAGGTGGTGCGCCAGGGGCGCTTCCTCTCGCTGCATGACGAAGTGAAAAACTTCCCGCTGCAGCAGTGGGGCCGCAACGCGGTGCTGGTCGCCAGCTCGGCGCTGGTGCTGCTGTTACTGCTGATCTATATCCCGCTCAACCTGCCGCTGACTCTCAGCATGGCCTGGCTGCAGGGTGCACAAAAAGTGGAAGTGACCAGCGTGCAGGCGCTGGAAGCCACGCCGCTACGCATCGGCGACACGCTGAAAGTGCGCGGCAGCGGCATGTGCTATGTCCCGCCGCCGGCTAACGGTGGCGGCGCCGCCAATTTCGCGCCGTTCGACTGCTCCGGCATTTACTGGAACAACGCCGCCCCGCTGCCACAGCCGGAATCTGAAGTCATAGACAAAGCGACGGCCCTGTTGACCACGGTCAACAGCCAGCTGCATCCGAGCGGCACCGATCAGAAGGTCAACCCGCAGCTGGCCAGCGCCATCGAGAAATCCGGCATGATCCTGCTGGACGACTTCTCTGATATCGTGTTGAAAACGCAGGATTTGTGCCAGGCAGAAAACGACTGCGTGCGGTTGAAAAACGCCTTGGTCAACCTGGGTAACGCCAAAAACTGGAGCAGCCTGGTGAAACGCGCCAGGTCCGGCGCGCTGCAAGGCGTCAACGTCCTGCTGCGCCCGGTGAGCGCCGAGTCGCTGGAAAGCCTGACCCAAGTCGCCACGTCGTCGTTCATCTTCAATGAGACGCGACTGGCCGCCGCCGCGCTCAATAGTCCGCCGCCGGGAGGGTTCCTGATCCGCAGCGACGAAGGCCGCCAATTGGTCAGCCACCCGCAACCGCCGGCGCCGCAGAGCGAATATAATGCCCTCGATCAGTGGAATGAGCTGCAACGTCTTTCCACTCTGCTGCTGCATACTCCGTTCCAGGCGCAGGGCGTGATCACCAGCCTCAGCGTCGATGCCAACGGCACTCGCCACGTGGCGCTGCACAGCGAACCGGATATGATCACCCTGTGGCGCTACCTCGGCACCAGCCTGCTGCTGCTGGCGGTGGTCGTCAGCCTGGGCTATAACGCCTGGCGGCTGGTGCAGCGTCGGCGCATCAATCAGCACCGCGTCGCCGATATCCAGCGTTACTATGACAGCTGCTTCAATCCGCAGCTCAATCCGATGTCGATGCGGCCGATGGCCTGAACCTGACATCAGGGCCTCCGCCCTGTCATCTGCTTATGCTACGCTAACGCTATTATTCTCATCTGCGGACCGCCCGTCGGTCCGCCCGTGGAGTTTTTATGGTTCCCGAGTTTGACTGGCCGCAGATCGATACCGTGTTGCTGGATATGGACGGCACCTTGCTGGATTTGGAGTTCGACAGCCATTTTTGGCTCAGCCTGGTGCCGCAGGCCCTGAGCGAAAGGCGCGCCATTCCGTTTGACGAAGCCCGTAATATCATTGAGCGGGAATATCAGGCGGTGCAGCACACCATGAACTGGTACTGCTTCGATTACTGGAGCGAGCGGTTGGATCTGGATATCTACCGTATGACCAGCGAAGTGGGCAGCCGCGCCCGGCTGCGCGAAGACACCGAGCCGTTTTTACGGGCGCTGCGCGACGCCGGTCTGCAAACCATTTTGCTGACCAACGCCCATCCGCACAGCCTGGCGGTGAAAATCGAGCATACCGGTCTGGATCGGCA
The sequence above is drawn from the Serratia sp. FDAARGOS_506 genome and encodes:
- a CDS encoding intracellular growth attenuator family protein, which encodes MSTIVLILALVLVCLIAAGLYLWFKARNPSALAHALPFIKPAHRKLTDEERAAVEFYLNQQNKLSNKLLPGGGATLPPAKLALTPQSDNVYPVTHAITRYGLASDDPNKWRYYLDAEEVHLPPFWEPYITADNHVEVIRTQTLPLVISLNGHSLKDHIHDRPQAPVVTAAPTKNASIRKEESEHVELVNIRKETPEEHALNRPNGIREAVIISAALLLLFFSLISPVLVIPWMIFVAVLMIAWGCWNLFRRPASRELKEIHCLRGTPKRWGLFGESGQGQISNISLGIIDLIYPPHWQPYLTQDLGKTTDVDVYLNRQVVRQGRFLSLHDEVKNFPLQQWGRNAVLVASSALVLLLLLIYIPLNLPLTLSMAWLQGAQKVEVTSVQALEATPLRIGDTLKVRGSGMCYVPPPANGGGAANFAPFDCSGIYWNNAAPLPQPESEVIDKATALLTTVNSQLHPSGTDQKVNPQLASAIEKSGMILLDDFSDIVLKTQDLCQAENDCVRLKNALVNLGNAKNWSSLVKRARSGALQGVNVLLRPVSAESLESLTQVATSSFIFNETRLAAAALNSPPPGGFLIRSDEGRQLVSHPQPPAPQSEYNALDQWNELQRLSTLLLHTPFQAQGVITSLSVDANGTRHVALHSEPDMITLWRYLGTSLLLLAVVVSLGYNAWRLVQRRRINQHRVADIQRYYDSCFNPQLNPMSMRPMA
- the yrfG gene encoding GMP/IMP nucleotidase, translating into MVPEFDWPQIDTVLLDMDGTLLDLEFDSHFWLSLVPQALSERRAIPFDEARNIIEREYQAVQHTMNWYCFDYWSERLDLDIYRMTSEVGSRARLREDTEPFLRALRDAGLQTILLTNAHPHSLAVKIEHTGLDRHLDLLFSTHTFGYPKEDQRLWQAVQQHTGFNPQRTLFVDDGEPILDAARTFGIRYCLGVQNPDSSTAEKSFQRHPSMRDYRLLIPALAKGEA